A genomic stretch from Candidatus Nitrososphaera gargensis Ga9.2 includes:
- a CDS encoding 2,5-diamino-6-(ribosylamino)-4(3H)-pyrimidinone 5'-phosphate reductase, with protein MRVIMNGAMTVDGKIATASGDSKISSKEDLVRVHKLRATVDAVVVGISTILADDPQLTVRLVKGKNPTRIIVDSRGRIPIDSQIMRTASKIKTIVAVTDQAPEEKIHKLEDMGAKVLVISEGKKGQSAAVPHGVNLKELFRRLEKMGLRRILVEGGGELNWSLLRLGLVDELTVTIAPRIAGGRLATTLVEGDGFDEIAQGIRLKLVKVERKKTGELLLRYRLL; from the coding sequence TTGAGGGTAATAATGAACGGCGCAATGACAGTTGATGGCAAGATCGCTACTGCAAGCGGAGACTCGAAAATTTCCTCAAAAGAGGATCTTGTGCGCGTTCACAAGCTGCGTGCTACCGTTGATGCAGTAGTAGTAGGTATTTCGACGATCTTGGCAGACGATCCCCAGCTCACAGTAAGGCTGGTCAAGGGCAAAAATCCAACCAGAATAATTGTTGACAGCAGGGGAAGAATTCCGATTGATTCACAAATAATGCGCACGGCGTCCAAGATCAAGACTATCGTGGCAGTCACAGATCAAGCGCCAGAGGAAAAAATACACAAGCTAGAGGACATGGGCGCTAAGGTGCTTGTCATAAGCGAAGGAAAAAAGGGTCAGAGCGCTGCCGTGCCTCATGGAGTCAACCTGAAAGAGCTGTTTCGCAGGCTGGAAAAGATGGGGCTCAGAAGAATACTTGTTGAGGGCGGCGGCGAGCTCAACTGGTCTCTTTTGCGCCTTGGGCTTGTTGATGAGTTGACCGTGACAATTGCTCCACGAATAGCTGGCGGTAGGCTGGCAACAACGCTTGTTGAAGGTGACGGCTTTGATGAAATCGCGCAGGGAATACGGCTCAAGCTGGTCAAGGTAGAGAGGAAAAAGACTGGCGAGCTTTTGCTGCGTTATCGGCTGCTCTAA
- a CDS encoding amidohydrolase family protein codes for MSLVITNASLLLGKELDYVEKGYVEIKDGRIKSAAAGSYRGPGRKKLDASGFLVIPGFINAHTHIADSIGKDIAAGHRLNARVHPVFGAKKKILQKSQPEHLKAFIRNSAISMMKKGIIAFADFREDGPGGVKLLRDAIADLPVKCVALGRANYYSNPKDVAGLPPEAIGQTQQVLEIADGLGISGANENTDMALSQYRQLAGEKLVAIHAAESKETVEFSKAHTGRSEVARVMDHLKPDFIVHMANATEDEISVTAKNRTGIVVCPRANGVLGAGMPRVALMLRHGCLVAIGTDNVMLNSPDILRELDYIWKASRATEGEEMIEPRQLLKMATVNAAQILRLNSGCIEAGRAADLIFVDKKHVDLYPMHDPYAAVVHRLSQNSIRAVMIDGRFVEAIN; via the coding sequence ATGTCTCTAGTCATAACCAACGCCAGCCTGTTGTTGGGCAAAGAGCTCGATTATGTTGAGAAGGGATACGTCGAGATCAAGGACGGAAGAATCAAGAGCGCTGCTGCAGGCAGCTACAGAGGCCCTGGCAGGAAGAAGCTGGACGCCAGCGGGTTTCTGGTCATACCAGGATTTATCAACGCACACACTCATATCGCAGACTCAATAGGGAAGGACATTGCTGCCGGCCATCGGCTCAATGCGCGTGTCCATCCTGTGTTTGGAGCAAAAAAGAAGATCCTGCAAAAGAGCCAGCCAGAGCACCTAAAGGCGTTCATCCGGAATTCTGCTATATCGATGATGAAAAAAGGCATCATTGCCTTTGCCGACTTTAGAGAAGACGGACCGGGGGGAGTAAAGCTCTTGAGAGATGCGATCGCAGATCTGCCAGTAAAATGCGTGGCGCTTGGCAGAGCAAATTATTACAGCAACCCAAAAGATGTTGCAGGCCTGCCGCCCGAAGCAATAGGGCAGACCCAGCAAGTGCTAGAGATCGCAGATGGACTTGGAATTAGTGGTGCAAATGAAAACACCGACATGGCGCTTTCGCAATATAGACAATTGGCAGGAGAAAAATTGGTCGCTATACATGCTGCCGAGTCAAAAGAAACGGTCGAGTTTTCAAAGGCGCACACTGGCAGAAGCGAAGTCGCTAGGGTGATGGATCACTTGAAACCAGACTTTATAGTGCACATGGCGAATGCGACAGAAGACGAAATTTCAGTTACTGCAAAAAACAGAACAGGAATTGTAGTCTGCCCAAGGGCAAATGGCGTGCTGGGTGCAGGCATGCCAAGGGTTGCCCTGATGCTCAGGCACGGTTGCCTAGTGGCCATTGGCACAGACAACGTGATGCTGAACTCGCCGGACATCTTGAGGGAGCTGGATTACATCTGGAAAGCATCAAGGGCAACTGAAGGTGAAGAAATGATAGAGCCGCGCCAGCTGTTAAAAATGGCAACTGTAAACGCCGCGCAAATTCTCCGGCTGAATTCTGGCTGCATAGAGGCTGGCCGCGCTGCAGACTTGATATTCGTTGACAAAAAGCATGTAGATCTGTACCCTATGCACGACCCATATGCCGCAGTAGTTCACAGGCTGAGCCAGAACTCAATCAGAGCTGTCATGATCGACGGGCGATTTGTGGAGGCAATAAATTGA
- a CDS encoding GTP cyclohydrolase IIa — MIQLTIIRIEGYGPWTVTLGSDREAQLQMLQAKIYHDVQRLFSEKNCIVFFNRFDEYFAITNGLDALDHKEIQRELAELYNDLKMSMAIGAGKTAFEANLNAYNARKEGRMLDNEARIFGNALDDADMAQIMHIDVDSSTKVGDRLSPYEITALVMKIYSRLAEEFLKRNALTFFLGGDNFMVISNGVTKEQTDAVIKKVTAGIDIKLNCGIGIGKTGRMAAEGATKALDTIRDLRKQGKIQPIYEIRCL; from the coding sequence ATGATACAGCTGACAATAATTAGGATCGAAGGATACGGGCCTTGGACGGTCACGCTTGGAAGCGACAGGGAAGCACAACTGCAGATGCTACAGGCAAAAATCTACCATGACGTGCAGCGGCTCTTTTCAGAAAAGAACTGCATCGTCTTCTTCAACAGGTTCGATGAGTATTTTGCAATAACGAACGGCCTTGATGCTCTGGACCACAAGGAGATACAGCGCGAGCTGGCAGAGCTGTACAACGACCTAAAGATGTCCATGGCGATCGGCGCCGGCAAGACCGCGTTTGAAGCGAACTTGAACGCCTACAATGCAAGAAAAGAGGGCAGGATGCTTGATAATGAAGCCAGAATATTTGGCAATGCTCTTGATGACGCCGACATGGCGCAGATAATGCACATCGATGTCGATAGCTCGACAAAGGTGGGCGATCGCCTGTCGCCATATGAAATAACTGCCTTGGTTATGAAGATCTACAGCAGGCTTGCTGAAGAGTTCCTCAAACGCAACGCACTCACGTTCTTCCTTGGCGGCGACAACTTTATGGTCATCTCAAACGGCGTGACAAAAGAGCAGACAGACGCTGTAATAAAAAAAGTAACAGCAGGAATCGATATCAAGCTCAACTGCGGAATAGGCATAGGTAAAACAGGCAGAATGGCAGCAGAGGGGGCGACCAAGGCTCTTGACACCATTAGAGACCTGCGCAAGCAAGGAAAAATCCAACCAATATATGAAATACGATGTCTCTAG